Proteins found in one Tamandua tetradactyla isolate mTamTet1 chromosome 1, mTamTet1.pri, whole genome shotgun sequence genomic segment:
- the PARD6B gene encoding partitioning defective 6 homolog beta, giving the protein MNRSHRHAAGSGCPGTMEVKSKFGAEFRRFSLERSKPGKFDEFYGLLQHVHKIPNVDVLVGYADIHGDLLPINNDDNYHKAVSTANPLLRIFIQKKEEADYSAFGTDTLIKKKNVLTNVLRPDNHRKKPHIVISLPQDFRPVSSIIDVDILPETHRRVRLYKYGTEKPLGFYIRDGSSVRVTPHGLEKVPGIFISRLVPGGLAQGTGLLAVNDEVLEVNGIEVSGKSLDQVTDMMIANSRNLIITVRPANQRNNVVRNSRTSGSSGQSLDNSLLGCPQQLEPSFEPEDEDSDEEDVIIEDNGVPRQIPRAVPTPESLEPTQVELVFESEPNGFIPSNEVNMAPVASGTNTEFETCASDQKLLEEDGTVITL; this is encoded by the exons TTTGGAGCTGAATTTCGTCGGTTTTCGCTGGAAAGATCAAAACCTGGAAAATTTGATGAATTTTATGGATTGCTGCAGCATGTTCATAAGATACCCAATGTTGACGTTTTAGTAGGCTACGCAGACATCCATGGAGACTTACTACCtataaataatgatgataattatCACAAAGCTGTTTCAACAGCCAACCCGCTGCTTAGGATTTTTATACAAAAGAAGG aagaaGCAGACTACAGTGCCTTTGGTACGGACACACtaataaagaagaagaatgtTTTAACCAATGTACTGCGTCCTGACAACCATAGGAAAAAGCCACATATAGTCATTAGTTTGCCTCAAGACTTCAGACCTGTGTCTTCTATCATAGACGTGGATATTCTCCCAGAAACGCATCGCAGGGTTCGTCTTTATAAGTACGGCACTGAGAAGCCCCTGGGGTTCTACATCCGGGATGGCTCCAGTGTCAGGGTGACCCCGCACGGCTTGGAGAAGGTCCCGGGCATCTTCATCTCCAGACTGGTCCCGGGAGGCCTGGCCCAGGGCACAGGACTGCTCGCTGTCAACGACGAGGTCCTGGAGGTCAATGGCATAGAGGTTTCAGGGAAGAGCCTTGATCAGGTCACAGACATGATGATCGCAAACAGCCGCAACCTCATCATCACGGTGAGGCCAGCAAACCAGAGGAATAATGTCGTGAGGAACAGCCGGACGTCCGGCAGCTCCGGCCAGTCTCTTGATAACAGCCTTCTTGGCTGTCCTCAGCAGCTGGAGCCGAGCTTCGAGCCCGAGGACGAGGACAGTGATGAAGAGGACGTTATCATTGAGGATAACGGGGTACCACGGCAGATTCCCAGAGCCGTGCCCACGCCTGAGAGTCTGGAACCAACACAAGTGGAGCTCGTCTTCGAGTCCGAACCGAATGGTTTCATTCCTTCTAATGAGGTTAACATGGCACCCGTAGCAAGTGGCacaaacacagaatttgaaacatgTGCTTCAGAtcaaaaactcttagaagaagatGGAACAGTCATAACGTTATAA